The following are encoded together in the Conger conger chromosome 11, fConCon1.1, whole genome shotgun sequence genome:
- the rhbdd3 gene encoding rhomboid domain-containing protein 3, with translation MHGILSSDWVGSNRPGFPLGTAFLLTLIVSVWLGGIPNDLCLGPDELFPGLQVHRLALYAISHEELFSLVCSAALLLWLGQCQERWLGTVAFLGLSLLSAVLPPLLYVAILSLYGGQCGRICGHSAAQLAMFTAQCGHVKQRRLLRWVPVWSLPWLLMLVSGALMSDTSTLLRLCAICVGLCYSRAVIGGLQQAEKLAVWGVLPAWAFISSSSRDWLPTSISTQRPAPFLDSVPEEPSASSHRPHWEEEPRPAPPQPWPSPVSDWLMEGAAAASQFQLLDEELLRAGILASLQDAPEGPEDKVEVPKSSVSSLRLQQLEKMGFPTEKAVVALAATGKLDGAISLLIDDRVGQEAVVTSKGKSQS, from the exons ATGCATGGTATTTTAAGCTCCGATTGGGTTGGATCAAATCGCCCTGGGTTTCCCCTCGGAACAGCATTTTTGTTGACCCTGATTGTGTCAGTGTGGCTCGGAGGTATCCCAAACGATCTCTGTCTCGGTCCGGATGAATTATTTCCTGGACTTCAAG TTCATCGTCTGGCTCTCTACGCCATCAGTCACGAGGAGCTGTTCTCCCTCGTCTGCAGCGCCGCCCTGCTGCTGTGGCTGGGGCAGTGCCAGGAGCGCTGGCTGGGCACGGTGGCTTTCCTCGGCCTATCGCTGCTCTCCGCGGTTCTCCCGCCGCTGCTGTACGTGGCCATTCTCTCTCTGTACGGGGGACAGTGCGGTCGGATTTGTGGCCACTCGGCCGCACAGCTCGCCATGTTCACGGCTCAGTGCGGTCACGTGAAGCAGCGGAGGCTGCTTCGCTGGGTGCCCGTGTGGTCCCTGCCCTGGCTGCTCATGCTTGTGAGCGGGGCACTAATGTCCGACACATCGACCCTGCTGCGTCTGTGCGCCATCTGCGTGGGACTCTGTT ACAGTCGCGCTGTCATTGGCGGGCTGCAGCAGGCAGAGAAGCTTGCAGTCTGGGGTGTCCTCCCAGCTTGGGCATTCATTTCCTCCTCGTCCAGGGACTGGTTACCAACCAGCATCAGTACACAGAG ACCTGCGCCGTTCCTTGATTCCGTACCCGAGGAACCGTCAGCTTCCTCACACAGACCGCACTGGGAGGAGGAGCCTCGTCCTGCACCCCCACAGCCCTGGCCATCCCCTGTCTCCGATTGGCTGATGGAGGGGGCTGCAGCTGCGTCACAGTTTCAGCTATTGGACGAAGAGCTCCTGAGGGCGGGGATATTAGCTTCCCTGCAGGACGCTCCTGAAGGACCTGAGGACAAGGTGGAGGTGCCAAAGTCTTCAGTGTCCTCCTTACG GCTGCAGCAGCTGGAGAAGATGGGCTTCCCCACAGAGAAAGCAGTGGTCGCCCTGGCTGCCACGGGGAAGCTAGATGGTGCCATCTCCCTGCTGATCGACGACAGGGTCGGGCAGGAGGCAGTGGTGACCTCCAAAGGGAAGAGCCAGTCATAA